Proteins from a genomic interval of Diospyros lotus cultivar Yz01 chromosome 6, ASM1463336v1, whole genome shotgun sequence:
- the LOC127804972 gene encoding protein REVEILLE 1-like isoform X2, with the protein MDIFPHSAMDLQLKEQLLSGNDCAMKVRKPYTITKQRERWTEEEHKKFVEALKLYGRAWRRIEEHVGTKTAVQIRSHAQKFFSKVVRESSNSDASSVKPIEIPPPRPKRKPTHPYPRKLVTPLKTGTLVTEQPRRSVSPNLSLSPQENQSPTSVLSTIGSELMATIDSNTRNGSISPVSSPSAINCSGCLPSESNSPAEKAGSEPQVHLPASSATDEQILVKLELFPQDAASVKEEEAEAAAAQSLKLFGKTVLVPDFHRACESSRPNMNPGQPKHALPSKLMPTESSSQNKEGTWNPTDGALASFYYMQLPNENSNVINGRGGPLPCWPFYGGISFPHYPLHNPVPRKARPPCDIGQTPDREVQKKGSNPRCINAAADCGGRLEVGKLGGKKSSFPEQRASPEKYLKKGKGFVPYKRCLAERDSQLSSKTNEDREEQRVRLCL; encoded by the exons GTACACTATTACAAAACAGAGGGAAAGGTGGACTGAAGAAGAGCATAAGAAGTTTGTTGAGGCTTTGAAGCTATATGGTCGTGCTTGGCGACGGATAGAAG AGCATGTGGGCACCAAAACTGCTGTTCAGATTAGAAGCCATGCtcaaaaattcttttctaag GTGGTTCGGGAGTCGAGCAACAGTGATGCAAGCTCTGTTAAACCCATTGAGATACCTCCTCCTCGTCCAAAGAGAAAACCAACACATCCTTACCCTCGAAAGCTAGTAACTCCTCTTAAAACTGGAACGTTGGTCACAGAGCAACCGAGGAGGTCTGTGTCTCCAAATTTATCTCTTTCACCACAAGAAAATCAATCTCCAACTTCGGTGTTATCCACAATCGGTTCAGAACTGATGGCTACAATCGATTCAAATACCAGAAATGGTAGTATATCACCCGTTTCATCTCCTTCTGCCATCAATTGCAGTGGCTGCTTACCTTCCGAATCCAATTCACCTGCAGAAAAAGCTGGATCTGAACCACAGGTTCATTTACCTGCTAGTTCTGCTACTGATGAGCAAATCCTTGTG AAGTTGGAGCTCTTTCCTCAAGACGCTGCTTCTGTGAAAGAAGAGGAAGCCGAGGCAGCAGCTGCTCAGAGTCTGAAGCTTTTCGGGAAAACTGTTTTAGTCCCCGATTTCCACAGAGCTTGTGAATCGTCACGTCCCAACATGAATCCCGGGCAACCCAAGCATGCTCTACCGAGTAAGTTAATGCCCACGGAGTCTTCATCACAGAATAAAGAAGGAACATGGAATCCTACAGATGGAGCCCTTGCATCATTCTACTACATGCAGTTGCCTAATGAAAACTCGAACGTGATTAATGGTCGTGGCGGTCCTCTACCATGCTGGCCCTTTTATGGAGGCATATCGTTTCCCCATTACCCGCTGCACAACCCGGTTCCAAGAAAAGCTCGTCCACCGTGTGACATTGGGCAAACCCCTGATAGAGAAGTTCAAAAAAAGGGATCGAACCCCAGATGCATAAACGCAGCTGCAGATTGTGGTGGACGTTTGGAAGTTGGCAAACTTGGTGGAAAAAAGTCATCCTTCCCAGAGCAAAGAGCCAGCCCTGAGAAATATCTGAAGAAGGGGAAGGGGTTTGTGCCATACAAAAGATGCCTAGCCGAGAGAGATTCCCAGTTATCATCCAAAACAAATGAGGACAGGGAAGAGCAGAGGGTTCGACTCTGCTTATAG
- the LOC127804972 gene encoding uncharacterized protein LOC127804972 isoform X3 has protein sequence MWAPKLLFRLEAMLKNSFLRFTALSVSLLYHYIFVPSFDVVRESSNSDASSVKPIEIPPPRPKRKPTHPYPRKLVTPLKTGTLVTEQPRRSVSPNLSLSPQENQSPTSVLSTIGSELMATIDSNTRNGSISPVSSPSAINCSGCLPSESNSPAEKAGSEPQVHLPASSATDEQILVKLELFPQDAASVKEEEAEAAAAQSLKLFGKTVLVPDFHRACESSRPNMNPGQPKHALPSKLMPTESSSQNKEGTWNPTDGALASFYYMQLPNENSNVINGRGGPLPCWPFYGGISFPHYPLHNPVPRKARPPCDIGQTPDREVQKKGSNPRCINAAADCGGRLEVGKLGGKKSSFPEQRASPEKYLKKGKGFVPYKRCLAERDSQLSSKTNEDREEQRVRLCL, from the exons ATGTGGGCACCAAAACTGCTGTTCAGATTAGAAGCCATGCtcaaaaattcttttctaagGTTTACTGCTCTTTCAGTATCCCTTCTCTACCATTATATCTTTGTGCCATCCTTTGAT GTGGTTCGGGAGTCGAGCAACAGTGATGCAAGCTCTGTTAAACCCATTGAGATACCTCCTCCTCGTCCAAAGAGAAAACCAACACATCCTTACCCTCGAAAGCTAGTAACTCCTCTTAAAACTGGAACGTTGGTCACAGAGCAACCGAGGAGGTCTGTGTCTCCAAATTTATCTCTTTCACCACAAGAAAATCAATCTCCAACTTCGGTGTTATCCACAATCGGTTCAGAACTGATGGCTACAATCGATTCAAATACCAGAAATGGTAGTATATCACCCGTTTCATCTCCTTCTGCCATCAATTGCAGTGGCTGCTTACCTTCCGAATCCAATTCACCTGCAGAAAAAGCTGGATCTGAACCACAGGTTCATTTACCTGCTAGTTCTGCTACTGATGAGCAAATCCTTGTG AAGTTGGAGCTCTTTCCTCAAGACGCTGCTTCTGTGAAAGAAGAGGAAGCCGAGGCAGCAGCTGCTCAGAGTCTGAAGCTTTTCGGGAAAACTGTTTTAGTCCCCGATTTCCACAGAGCTTGTGAATCGTCACGTCCCAACATGAATCCCGGGCAACCCAAGCATGCTCTACCGAGTAAGTTAATGCCCACGGAGTCTTCATCACAGAATAAAGAAGGAACATGGAATCCTACAGATGGAGCCCTTGCATCATTCTACTACATGCAGTTGCCTAATGAAAACTCGAACGTGATTAATGGTCGTGGCGGTCCTCTACCATGCTGGCCCTTTTATGGAGGCATATCGTTTCCCCATTACCCGCTGCACAACCCGGTTCCAAGAAAAGCTCGTCCACCGTGTGACATTGGGCAAACCCCTGATAGAGAAGTTCAAAAAAAGGGATCGAACCCCAGATGCATAAACGCAGCTGCAGATTGTGGTGGACGTTTGGAAGTTGGCAAACTTGGTGGAAAAAAGTCATCCTTCCCAGAGCAAAGAGCCAGCCCTGAGAAATATCTGAAGAAGGGGAAGGGGTTTGTGCCATACAAAAGATGCCTAGCCGAGAGAGATTCCCAGTTATCATCCAAAACAAATGAGGACAGGGAAGAGCAGAGGGTTCGACTCTGCTTATAG